The Vicia villosa cultivar HV-30 ecotype Madison, WI unplaced genomic scaffold, Vvil1.0 ctg.000027F_1_1_1, whole genome shotgun sequence region ATTTAAGTCCTTTAGCGCACTTGAAATACCAACATGCATCCACAAGAAGCTCTCAATCTTTAAGCAACACCTGCAACAACAATTCAATAGTTTCGGAACATGACTCATCAACGGTAACATGTGCAAAATCAAAACTGTAATAACAAcgattcaaagaaattcaacaaaAATAGAATGTAATCAACATTCAGCAACAGCATCAATTACAACAACAGAATTGCAACTCAGTCATAACAACAAATTACGGCTACTGTGACAACAATTCTCATCTCCTAAATGGCACCTCAAATTGAAGTGGGTTAGACTTGTTGCTGCCAATACTTAATCCTGACACACACAAAAACATATCTGTCTTCCCCTACTCAatcaaaataagaaaagaaattttaagcgacaactttaataaaattatacATATTTAAAATCTTAGGTTGAAGAATTGAGTATCCAAAATGCAGTTAAAAGAACAAAATGACAAGACTATTATTAATGACTGAAATGTTAAAAGAAGCGAGATTAAATGGAGCATACACAAGCAACTAATTTGAAATTGAATTATTACTACAGATAAATTTCTAATATTTGACCATATAAAGAAAATTTTGGAAACTAGTTTCTTTAACTCGGTTATGTTAAATGAAGTAAAGCATGAGAGAATCTATGCTAGCTGACTATGAATCATAAAATTCTCAAAAGACACAACCCCTTCTAAGAGAATTTAGCCTACCATTAAACCAAAAGTAGCtacaaattgaaaaagaaaaattccATAATATGATGTTATGCATGTTTACCATTAGGTTAGAAGCATTGTAATGTAAAAGACTGAGAATAAGCaaataaataaaaccataaaatagtTACCTGCTCCAGTCTCCTTACAATGTATAGCAAAATATCACCTGCTCCAGTCTCCTTACCATGTATAGCAGCAATCCCATGATTCCAAATCAAACCCTAAAAGTGACAAATACCAGACTAAAGAATAAGCAAATAAATAACACCATAAAATAATTACTGTTTGAGTTCAAGGTATATTGTCCAATCTCCAACGTCCTCTCGAAATGGATATGAACTTTATGCCTTTCTTTCCCACTCTGATCCAAAAGGGTCAACTTAAAATGCACCCTACCATCAGTCCCTTCACTTTCAAGCGCGATGAAAAGCGAAACATACGTAGCATTATCCTCCACGCTCTTCCCATCATGGTAGAAATATATCGGCCAATCGTACCCACCCACCGAGAATATCTCTGACGCTATGCACTTCCCCACTCCAATCCATTTTGATAACGAATACCCCGTTATCTTGACCGGTGCGAGCCTTTAACCATTTTGGTTAACGATGTCGACGAGGTGGTTGCTGGATTGGAGGAAGGTGTTCCTGGTGACGAAAGTGAGGAAGGCCTTGATGTTTCCCTCAGAATCTTACCTATACGAGAGGTGAATCAGCAACGATGAGATTATGAAGAATCGAAACCCGATCGATAGAGAATTGGATCGGGTGAGAATCTTTATctgaaaaaggagagattttggAGATAAAATTTAGGGTAAGATTGTGAGATTATGGAAGATGAAATTTCTAGGGTTTTGATTTGGAGAAAGAAGATAAAATTTGAGAAGAAAATTGAATGGTTGTAAGGCTTTATTGTAATTTGGACAAGAGAAAAGAAAATTGATAGTCACGTGCTATTGTTTCCCATCGGTTTTAGACTGGCCCAATGTAAAATccttataaaaaattgaaaattataccccgtacccctacatttatctcaatacccctacaattttaaaaaaatcccaattttatccttattaaatttttaacttttcttttttattttttttttcaattttactgaaccggataacCCAGGGATGAgtgttccggttcctttttttctttcaattttactgaaccggatatcccaggggtgggtgttccggttctttgtttttttttcaattttactgaaatTGAATTTAGGAAAAGAAAAAACCTGCAACTTGAGATAGTGAGGTTCTTTGTGCTCTCCCTTAAAGCCATCAACATGAACTGTTTCAAACTGAACTTCCTTTTCAATGAGGCACACTATCACCCTTTTATGGCAAGCATAGTCTGGTCCATACACTTTCACTACCATTTTAATTTGCTGAAAGAAATATTTCAAACATGGGTTTATGAAGCATCTAAGTCATGGCTTCTTATAgtgccttcttttttttttttttactaacttATAGTGCCTTCTTGAACACTAAAAATTGTTGTATTCACTGCAGTTCATATAATACTCGCATGATTGCTCCTCCTGTTCTTCCGCAATAGCCAAATTCTCGCCGTTCAAGAAACAAGTCTTTCTCCAGAACACAGTTTTGTAGAGCCTCATTTAGTGCATCATCAATATTAGTGGTGTATTGTGTATACCCTTGAAAAaaaagaaccggaacacccaattctgggatatccggttcagtaaatttgaaaaaaaaaaaggaaccggaacacccacccctgggatatccggttctgtaaaattgaaaaaaaaaaggaaccggaacacTCACCCCTGGgttatccggttcagtaaaattgaaaaaaaaaataaaaaagaaaagttaaaaatttaataaggacaaaattgggatttttttaaaattgtaggggtattgggataaatgtaggggtacgggatataattttctaaaaaattcTGTTACATTTCCCATCGGTTTTAGACTGACCCGATGTAAAGGCCCACTATGTTACTTTTCCTATTGGTTGATATATATAACTGTTGTAAAATCCCTTATTAaagaatttcattttatttacaattatgccaccgcctatttttttcttttattttttatatcattagaaataaatacctgatgtaaaattgTTTGACAAACATTTTTAACCTTATATATTttaatacctgatgtaaaatcctttatTGAAATGTCACATTTTTGGTAATGAGAAGAACACTGTATTGTGTATATATGCAAAGGCCATTAAGTTTACATGTGTGCCTTGTCCCTGGACAATAGAGCAATTTCAATTCAAACAATGCAATTAAGATGTATTCAACAAGTATGAAAATTACTAGAGATACAATAATTGATAAACAACTCATTTATTAGgatctttcttttccttttccttttttgaCTATAAGAAAGGAAATGATGGTCATAAGCATGTAAAATGAAAATGTGACCTTGACCTTTTCTAACTACTGTGCTTCCTAATGATATGTGTTCCCTACAAAAAAAGTGCTCTATATTGACGTGATTTCCATGCCACAAAATAgaaaatcacgtcacaacatAAAATTAGCGACGTGGTCATTTGTGTCGCTTGAAACTGCACGACAAATTTTTGTGACATGGTTTTCACGTCACTGATTAGTGAAATGGAGAACACGTCGCAAAATCCTGCACAGAGGccaacaactttttcttttggcACATATATGTTACAAAAAAAGTAGAAAGGTACAAAACGGTTTAGACTTTTTGTGACGTGGAATACATGTCGGTAGTTAGTGACGTGAATATAATGTCACCATCTGCACAAATTTTTTTGTTCTCGTTAGGTTTATATTGGAATGTTGCGACGTATTACACATGTCTCAAATTAGTGACATGAATAACACGTCACAAAAGttaagttttttataaaaaaaaaattctgattattatttttaaaaaaatggtttattattatttctaaattgataaatattaataaaaaaaaatttattgaattataatataatattaaacacaattaaat contains the following coding sequences:
- the LOC131622252 gene encoding uncharacterized protein LOC131622252; the encoded protein is MVVKVYGPDYACHKRVIVCLIEKEVQFETVHVDGFKGEHKEPHYLKLQGLIWNHGIAAIHGKETGAGDILLYIVRRLEQGKTDMFLCVSGLSIGSNKSNPLQFEVLLKD